The following proteins are encoded in a genomic region of Oncorhynchus kisutch isolate 150728-3 linkage group LG18, Okis_V2, whole genome shotgun sequence:
- the LOC116354720 gene encoding extensin-2-like yields the protein MPSPQYAKPSVRQALSTTSPQYDKPSVRQALSTPSPQYDKPSVRQALSTPSPQYDKPSVRQALSTTSPQYAKPSVRQALSTTSPQYAKPSVRQALSTPSPQYDKPSVRQALSTPSPQYDKPSVRQALSTTSPQYAKPSVRQALSTPSPQYDKPSVRQALSTPSPQYDKPSVRQALSTPSPQYAKPSVRQALSTPSPQYDKPSVRQALSTTSPQYDKPSVRQALSTTSPQYDKPSVRQALSMPSPQYDKPSVRQALSTPSPQYAKPSVRQALSTPSPQYAKPSVRQALSTTSPQYDKPSVRQALSTPSPQYDKPSVRQALSTTSPQYDKPSVRQALSTTSPQYDKPSVRQALSTTSPQYDKPSVRQALSTPSPQYDKPSVRQALSTTSPQYAKPSVRQALSTPSPQYAKPSVRQALSTPSPQYDKPSVRQALSTPSPQYDKPSVRQALSTPSPPYAKPLVRQALSTPSPQYAKPSVRQALSTPSPQYAKPLSTTSPQYDKPLSTTSPQYDKPSVRQALSTDKP from the coding sequence ATGCCAAGCCCTCAGTACGCCAAGCCCTCAGTACGCCAAGCCCTCAGTACGACAAGCCCTCAGTACGACAAGCCCTCAGTACGACAAGCCCTCAGTACGCCAAGCCCTCAGTACGACAAGCCCTCAGTACGACAAGCCCTCAGTACGCCAAGCCCTCAGTACGACAAGCCCTCAGTACGCCAAGCCCTCAGTACGACAAGCCCTCAGTACGCCAAGCCCTCAGTACGCCAAGCCCTCAGTACGACAAGCCCTCAGTACGCCAAGCCCTCAGTACGACAAGCCCTCAGTACGCCAAGCCCTCAGTACGACAAGCCCTCAGTACGACAAGCCCTCAGTACGCCAAGCCCTCAGTACGACAAGCCCTCAGTACGCCAAGCCCTCAGTACGACAAGCCCTCAGTACGCCAAGCCCTCAGTACGCCAAGCCCTCAGTACGCCAAGCCCTCAGTACGACAAGCCCTCAGTACGCCAAGCCCTCAGTACGCCAAGCCCTCAGTACGACAAGCCCTCAGTACGCCAAGCCCTCAGTACGCCAAGCCCTCAGTACGCAAAGCCCTCAGTACGACAAGCCCTCAGTACGCCAAGCCCTCAGTACGACAAGCCCTCAGTACGCCAAGCCCTCAGTACGACAAGCCCTCAGTACGACAAGCCCTCAGTACGCCAAGCCCTCAGTACGACAAGCCCTCAGTACGACAAGCCCTCAGTACGACAAGCCCTCAGTATGCCAAGCCCTCAGTACGACAAGCCCTCAGTACGACAAGCCCTCAGTACGCCAAGCCCTCAGTACGCCAAGCCCTCAGTACGACAAGCCCTCAGTACGCCAAGCCCTCAGTACGCCAAGCCCTCAGTACGACAAGCCCTCAGTACGACAAGCCCTCAGTACGACAAGCCCTCAGTACGACAAGCCCTCAGTACGCCAAGCCCTCAGTACGACAAGCCCTCAGTACGACAAGCCCTCAGTACGACAAGCCCTCAGTACGACAAGCCCTCAGTACGACAAGCCCTCAGTACGACAAGCCCTCAGTACGACAAGCCCTCAGTACGACAAGCCCTCAGTACGACAAGCCCTCAGTACGACAAGCCCTCAGTACGACAAGCCCTCAGTACGCCAAGCCCTCAGTACGACAAGCCCTCAGTACGCCAAGCCCTCAGTACGACAAGCCCTCAGTACGCCAAGCCCTCAGTACGCCAAGCCCTCAGTACGCCAAGCCCTCAGTACGCCAAGCCCTCAGTACGACAAGCCCTCAGTACGCCAAGCCCTCAGTACGACAAGCCCTCAGTACGCCAAGCCCTCAGTACGCCAAGCCCTCAGTACGACAAGCCCTCAGTACGACAAGCCCTCAGTACGCCAAGCCCTCCGTACGCCAAGCCCTTAGTACGACAAGCCCTCAGTACGCCAAGCCCTCAGTACGCCAAGCCCTCAGTACGACAAGCCCTCAGTACGCCAAGCCCTCAGTACGCCAAGCCCCTCAGTACGACAAGCCCTCAGTACGACAAGCCCCTCAGTACGACAAGCCCTCAGTACGACAAGCCCTCAGTACGCCAAGCCCTCAGTACGGACAAGCcctag